A section of the Oryzias melastigma strain HK-1 linkage group LG14, ASM292280v2, whole genome shotgun sequence genome encodes:
- the ovca2 gene encoding esterase OVCA2 has protein sequence MAPLRILCIHGYRQNGNTFREKTGALRKLLKKQVELVYMTAPLRVQKEGSGEVSPAENGSSSGAGGEEDPRGWWFSDPQSRSFNALQQCEESLGIEESVTAVKEAVKAHGPFDGVLGFSQGAAFVAMLCSLQEQKVAPEFIFRFAILVAGFRSLCKEHEKFYSATLQIPSLHVFGLEDKVIPDHMSRDLLPSFQDPQVLIHPGGHFVPAASAHRQTYQDFLKKFQ, from the exons ATGGCTCCTCTCCGGATTCTGTGCATTCACGGTTACCGGCAGAACGGCAACACGTTCCGGGAGAAGACCGGAGCGCTCAGGAAGCTGCTAAAGAAGCAAGTGGAGCTTGTTTACATGACAGCACCTCTGAGAGTGCAGAAAGAAGGCTCCGGGG aggTTTCACCTGCTGAGAACGGTTCCAGTTCTGGTGCTGGAGGTGAGGAGGACCCCAGAGGCTGGTGGTTTTCTGACCCTCAGTCCCGCAGTTTCAATGCTCTCCAACAGTGCGAGGAAAGCCTCGGCATTGAGGAGAGCGTGACGGCTGTGAAAGAGGCCGTGAAGGCCCACGGTCCGTTTGACGGCGTGCTGGGCTTCAGTCAGGGAGCGGCTTTTGTCGCCATGCTCTGCTCTCTTCAGGAGCAAAAAGTGGCGCCGGAGTTCATCTTTCGCTTCGCCATCCTCGTCGCCGGCTTTCGTAGTTTGTGTAAAGAACATGAAAAATTCTACAGCGCCACTCTGCAGATCCCCTCCCTGCATGTCTTTGGACTTGAAGATAAAGTCATCCCTGATCACATGAGCAGAGACCTCCTGCCCTCCTTCCAGGATCCCCAAGTCCTCATCCATCCTGGAGGACACTTTGTTCCTGCTGCCTCTGCTCACAGACAAACGTACCAGGACTTCCTCAAGAAGTTCCAGTGA